The genomic stretch TATAGGATTAGTCTCACCAGCCAGAGCTCTCGCTTCATCAAGTCTGGATGGGGCAATTTGACTGACAGGACAGATCACCAACCACAGACATTCATTTATAGCCTGTCAATAAACATGCAAGATTATCTCATTTACTAGCCACTGACTGTTTAAAAGAATTATTAAATATACTTTTAAAGACTGGATCCTTCACCAGTCATCATAACTTGCTTAAAATCTTTCATTGTATTGCTCAAGGTTTTCTTTCCCACTGGAAATGGGCACACAGATGTCCAGAGACAAAGTTGTTTATCTATAGTCCATCGTATGAGAAGCGTCTGAGGTTGAGACTATCCTATGGTTGACCTCTCTGCTGTATGTGTCCGACTCTGTGACTGACACTGCTgacttgtgttttattcttctgtcCTTCCCGTAccctgctttgttttgttttctagcCTGAGCCTGCTGTCCGTCCTTCAGCAGCATCCACCGTGGTAGCAGCATCCATGTCTGGGTTCAATCTTCTGCATTTGGTGACCAAAAACCAACCTGTTAAACTCAAGGCCTGCGGGCTTCCCTCAGGTCCACaggaagctgtgtgtgtttgcagtgtgtgcaatgtgtgtagtgtgctcTGCCTCTGCAAGGTCTAACACTCGCTTTCCTCTCTGTGCGCACTCAAGTATTTGCGAGAACAAGGGGTACGTGATGACGTCATTTACAGGAAAAGCCACCAGGATTTAATGCCAATCAAGCCACAAGTTTCTGGTATTCAGcgattattttttttggttcatCAGTTAGTAGCTCTAATGTCTGACTTGAGTAATGTACACCTGCAAATTGGAAACACaccagataaaaaaaacaaaaaagaaataaagaaaataagggGGGGGTGCTTTTTCTGTATTTGACAACCCCTTGCTGCCAGATTTCATCATTCTCTTCCCTAGATTAGATTCTTCAGTTGTTCATTGATTAACATCTAACATTTTTCTTAACTTCCTTTAAGCTTGCATGCACAGCTGAGCTTCCAATGGTTTCGTTGTTTTTCATGAATTATGCTGTACCAAACTAGGTTGTGTACTAGGACCTGTGTGTATCAATAGATCCTGGATTTCATGCTAGAATGGAACAATTAAGGCAGAAAATGCCTTTGCCCCTTAAGGATGATtcaaagtttgtttgtttgtttgtttgtttgtttgtttgtttgtttgtttgtttctttctctctctctctctctctctctctctctctctctctctcactctgtcactttCCCTTTCTGCGTGAGTATATCTGTTTAATAGGATCCAGAAGTCCTCTGGGGGAGTCCTGTTAGGAAGGgactcctcttctcttctcttctcttctcttctcgcaGAATTTGTGTCAGAAGTAACTTTGTACTCACTGGACAGAGAGCGACCGATCAATGGAGCCCATTCACCAATGGGACCCATTTAAAGACCCCATTATTTCCTCCTTTCACATGGTTTCAATCTTGTGGGGAGGAATTCTCCACATAGCATAAGTGACAGGAGCTCCAGTCTCCCAACACACAGCCTTCACCAAAGCATTAGAACAGAAAATAACACAGCAGCGTTGAACCACCATGGGCTTTACAGTCTTATTCAGTAAGGGGGCGCTAAATAATTAGCTACAGATTAATCGGGGGTATTGTATTTCACTGCAATTGGGAGTATTTTGTATTTCATTGCATTCCACAGTTGTCTTTAATATATAAAGACACCATCTACATAAGGTTTCATATGTAAagtccattatttatttatgcatagACAAGTATTTAGTTCGTCTTCTAGTTGCCCTCTAGATGTCACCATTGTTGCAATGCTAGATTTCGCCATAGTAGTATGCATTTACCCTTGCTCAGAAATGTTGACATAGATGTTTAACTGAGGTAAAAAAATTTGTCTGTAAATAATGAACAGTGTAATACTTTGGCTGTAGCACATAATTTTGCACTGacccactgtcacacactgtacaatCTTCCAGGCAAGAGTCAACATACCTTGATTCAGTTACAACATCATATTAATTATATCATATACTTTTGTATATTGCTAATTCAAATTGCTCAGCAAAAACCTGGATTTCCTAAATGGAGCATGTGTGCCTGATTTAATGCACTTTACAAACTTTCAAGCATGTCTGAGTGCATGCTTCTGTGTAcaaatgtatgagtgtgtgcataaATGTGACCCACACATTAGTACAGTAAAGACTGACTCATGCTTGGAATTATGCAGAAACAGATTGACTTAAAACCGCTGTATGATGGCTTCATATGGTTTGCATATTCTTTTGCGGTGCAAATTTCAGTAGTGTGTTTTAAGTTTTGTAACATGGTATACCCAAGGACACTGACTTGCATCGTACCCAACCTATTCTAGGGACATGCCGCACCAAGACGACCTGGCCCAAAAGCTTCCCTCAGGAAGAGCTGAGGAAGCGCTTGACACCTATGCAGTACCATGTTACTCAGGAAAAGGGCACAGAGAGGTGAGACAATCAATATGATAAAACAGTTTTGTTACTGATACTCTTTCCTAAGACTTTTATATTGAACCTGGTAAGGTATGCAGTGACTAGtgaagtattattattttttatggttTGTACTGGGATTGCAATATTTTAGGGGGAAAAGTTTTGAAAAAGCTTGCCAGACTTTATAAAGACAACGATAACGAAAAGagattttcatacattttaggcaagatacatacatatatgcaAGATGGCTGCTGCTCCTATTCTGTACTCACTCAGAGTAACGACTGAGCGCAGCAAAACTATCAAAGCAACCTTCAGTGCAATACAAGCATAAATAGTGTGGCTGTCATGTCAAATCACATACGTGTTCTATTCAAGACAGGTTATTATTAACACTAATATCAATTCGGTTATTGAATAAAAACAACTGTCATGTAGCTTGCAAACCTAAAAGGTTGGTTCTGACTACAAATCTACATGCTAAAATGTTTTTACAGGTAAGGTCATATGCTGTTTGATATGCAGCTCATGGTGACCATCATCAACAGCAAAAAGTTGTGaagagaaacatggaaacactTGTCTCTGatgtgccatctagtggataaTGATTTTAATCTTCCTGATGTACGAAAGTTCCAATCATGAAAGCAGTGTATTTGCGTAGCTGCTGAGTATGCGCACAGTCTGTACATGCCTGTAGATGGCTTCCTATTTACTGCACTAACATACCctaatgcaaataaaaatgaacaaaaactaaacatagtgggtaaaaaaaaaaatcgaagtAGAAAGATCTTGAAATagtttagaattttttaaaaggaGTTAGTTTTGTTGTTAGAAGACTCACTGATCAAATGCAGCTTCAGATGTGAAATTTTATACTGAGCAGCCTAAAAGAGTAGAAATATTAAAAGCCCCCTTTTCCCTGATGGTTTTGGTATGTGTTGTACTCTTTATTCGAAccttttggatgttttttttccacttcttgGTTTTAGAGAGCTACACAAATATTCAAAACATCCGCCCTAGTGATTTATGGCTATAAAATGCATCAGAGATTTGTCACATGAGCTTTCTGTAGTGCTGGATGGATAGTTGCCTCCTGACTGTTCTGAGCTTGTTGCTGTCTCTGTTTGGCCTGTCTGGGTTAAGGAGACGAGTGCACTGCCAAATGCATTGACGATGCCAGCCTGCAAACCATGTCATGTTTGCAGAGAAAAAGGCGgaactttttttcccttctctggTTGGGTTCGGCCACAGCAAAGCACACGTGGGGAAAGTATTTATCGGCCCATTGGCAGGAGGAATGTGAAAAATGCCCCGGGCCCTGAGTCTGCGTGTGGGTGAGGGTGTTGAGTTTTCTGAGGCCTGCGGCTTGCAGACGATCAGAGGTTACAAAACCAAGCTGCTCCCCTTTTAGATATTCCCTCTCTCTGCATGTCGCCCTCACTGCAGCCTGATCTAAACCAGCCATGTTCAAGCAGATCAACCTTTTAAGCATAGTGGTGAAGATTAAACTGTTTAGAAATCATGTTGAATCTCATGACACTTTTAACTAGATACGTTGAGCAAGAACAACAAAATGCAGTTTGTTAACAACCCACAAAAATGTTTAGTTGACTTGTATCTTAAAGGCTTTTAGGTCAGTGAAAATAGATTTAGCAAGTCTGCATGAGAGCatgtaaataattcagtttGCCTTTGTACATTTTAGTGCATTCAGGGGAGAATACACAGACCACAAAGAGGAGGGGACGTACAGGTGTGTTGTCTGCGGCGCCCCTCTGTTCATGTAAGTTTTTCAGTGTATACTATTTTTAAGAATCCTTTTCAATGATTATCATTCTCATTATTCACCTCCTGTCCAGGTTACACCATCTCACTTCTCTAATATTATTACTTTAAAGCTAGATTAAAGCTTGCTAAATTCTCCACAGTGTGCTAACAATATTTTAGAAGTAGAGTGCTGTTAgatgtttagtgtttttgtgCTTGGAACACTGTCTATCTGCGGTCCTGTGTGATTGTTGGGTTCGGGCTTCCACACGTGGCTCAGCTGCAGCACAAGGTTAACTCTACCTGACAGGGTGTCCGAAGGCAGCCCAGGAGCCATTACCAGGCCGCCTTTTTCCCACAGCTTGGTGGAGAGCTTCAAAGGATGCTGAATTTATGGCTTGCATTAACCCATATCTTAGGAACAATGTTCTCAAAGGAGACAGACAAACCCTTCGTACCTCCCTCCCATCCTCCAAACTATGCGCTCAGAGAGCACAAATTGCCTACTTATTGCTCGCTAGATATTTCCCAagttcaggattttttttttttgtggagggGGAAAAAGGAATTAGAGAAAATGAAACACTCGGGAAAGAGTTGGCTTTGTAATGGAAGATTGAGCTCAGCGTTGGACCGTGACTTGACACTGGAGAAAAATAGTCCCCCATCAGGTGtaatcctttctttctctgaacCTGTTGTTAGACAGTTCAGCTctgaacagcttcaacttttcaAGCccttatatatatgtgtgtgtgtatatgtatgtatgtgtatatatatatgtatgtgtgtgtgtatatatatatatatatatatatatatatatatatatatatatgtgtgtgtgtatgtatgtatattttttttatatatatatatatatatatatatatatatatatatatatatatatatatatatatatatatatataatgtgtgtgtgtatgtatgtatgtataaaaaataatatttttacttttttttttgttgcaggtCAGATAAGAAATTTGATTCTGGCTCAGGTGTGTTTCTACCAATCTCTCTAACCAGAACAATGAACTGTATTTTAATATCTAATGTATAGATCGCTTAGCATCTAGTTTATATAGGAATGTACACTTTGAGTATTGTTTTATCTCATACTTCTGaactttcttttgtttttttagtgttGCACTTTAAGAATGAAATATGTGTTCATATCTGTGTAAAAGTATAAACTTGCTGCCTTTGACCCctctacctctttctctctgtgttgcTCATACTCCTCTGAAGGGAGAGGTTGACCTTTTTGCCCTCTTTATGGTTGATTGCAAGGCCGAATGTCTATTCAGTCTGCTGTTTAATAAGGCACTAAGTGCGGGCAGCAAAGGTTCACATTCTTATTAATCTACTTGCATGAAGTAGGCTAACGTACTGACTTTAATAAGCTCACAAAATACCCAGCCAGTTATTTTAATGAACGctatctctgtctctgagaTTAATGTATTGCCAGTAAATTTGAAGGTTGCTGTCATTTGTAATCCTTTGGAAATTCCCAGCTCTTAGtttgttcacatcaaacaatgCTATTCCATTTCAATTGCAATTAGTGCATAACTCTgagctagttttttttttttttatcacgcTGGATAAAAATGAATGTCTCGTTTACAGGAACTATGCTTTAGAGCTTTACAccagttttttttgttgcaatGAATTAGTTTTAAGCTTAGTTAGGCCTCTGCAGTGTGTTAAAGGTCACAGGCGTGGGCCcagtaaaatgtattatttcaaattcgttttgatttttttgtggCAGAGCATGACACAATACGAATACTATTCTGGGAACAGTTTGTTAATGTCTCACAGCTCTGCAATCCAAAACATTTTCTCTTGTGGTGTTATGTACGCTATTTTTATTCCGTCTCTGTTCAACCTACAACCATGCATGAATTCCCCACAGAAAACAACCTGTAATAGGAACCATGTGGGCCCACAGTGAAAAATAGGATTTTTCCTTGCACCGAGTGATTTCTGTCTTTGCTGCAGAGACCAGAGCCAAACCTCCTGCGTTGTATGCAGCCCATGTTGCAGGCCAGCCTCATATAGACTCAATTTCCTGTTTTGTTAGAGCACTGCTACACTGCTCCATTCACTGCTGTGCTTAGTCTTCCGATAAAGCTCCATTAGATCAGTGCAGAAACGATCTACTGGGATTCTCCTGCTCTGACTCATAGGATTTCTATATTCCCCCGAGAGCTTCCTGTGTCTGAGTGGAATTTTGTGGCTTTGTAGTTGTGGCCAAGCACTGCCTCCCTAACTAAGGAGGAGGAAAGGGGGAGAGGGTGGCTGAAGCGTGCTGGGTCTGGGATTGGGGAGCAGCAGAGCAGGGAGGGGGTGAGGAACTGCCTGGTGCTTTTAAACACAGATATCATCGCAACAATGAGTCGTCTCCTCTGAGCCTCGACTCTGTCATGATCACATCAATAATACTACGTCTGCTAATGATGCGACTGTGCAACCTGGAGCAGCCTTGTATCAATGAGAGCTCACGCTCCATAGGATCCCTGGGATAAGCCCCTGTTGATGTTCAGCATATGGTCTCAACAGTCAGGGCCCCATGTCTAGCTGGCTGAAAGGAAAAAGCCTCTAGAATTACCAGTGCATGGTACCGCTTAGCAATTAAGAAGGAACATGCTGTTGGTTATTGAACTTGGGGTGAACAACAGGATAAAGCTGGGGAGGTGGAAACTTGAGGGAGGTTTCTTTTTAACGCAGACCTCTTCTCCTGCTTCCCTATaccattttttgttttataaataagtTTTAATCTGTTTTGAATCAAGTCAAACTTAAGGATAGTATGACTAGAGAGGGAAGGCTTGCCGTGTCAAATAGTTTTCGTTTTTACATGCACTTTGCCTGCCAACTTTTACTTCGTAAACTCTGAATCAACGGCTGTTGTGAGTGACTAATTCAGACTCAAATTGTTTCAAACTGTTCTGCGTGACTTGAGAACTTGCAAGAGTCATACTTCATTGCGCCACATGGATATGAAGCAAAGTTACCTCGGTCTATGGAGCAAGGTCATTAAATGCTCTTACTGTTCATATTAATGTAGAAGGTTTGCTGGTGAAAACTACATGTTCAAATGTGTTTGCTGAAGCAATATGAGAGCGAGAGCTCCACAGCTTCCTCTCTCCTAGACTCTCCAGCTACCCAGGAAGCCATGAGGAGGACCACCCATGAGCCGGCGTGGCTGTTCTTTCCATTTGCTCCTCTTTTAGAGAGCTGAAATCTTCCACATAAAAGCCGTGCGGTACAGAGATAGTCTGCCACACCAAGAATTAGGCAGATATTTTCTGTGACTTTAATTCGACTTCCTTAGCTTTTGGTTAGACTGTAACCACCTGTAAAAGCGTGTGATATGTAAAAGTTTTCACCGTATTCAGTTGCCATTTTTCTTAGATGTTAACAttacatttgtgtttgtgtcatgtgcATGTGTCGTCTCAAGTCTACATGTAAAAAGCTACAGGACAATCTGTGCTGCTTATCGTCTATAATATGCAAATTTTGACACCCTGAGTATGCTGATGCGTGCTTTCTGTTTAATAAAGACCACTGCTTCATTCTGTCCTTTAATTACAAGGCAAGCAAGGATCTCACTAagtaatgaaaagaaaaatggagaGGGGGCATGCCAAACATCTAGTCTGGAATGAGTTACAAAAATAAACGCTTAGCGGCGGTTTGGCAGGGTCAGATAAAAAGACACTCCAAGTGTtaagacagagagggaaaagCCAAGATGTAGTAGGGGGATTCCATTCTATCAGTGCTTCCAGGTTAGAATGAAAACAAGGATAAATATACACACGCACTACCACACGCACCACAGAGTTTCACATTTACAGTGCATACTAAAATGCACAATGTATTTTAGTGCATACTAAAATACACAATAGAATgtccttccattttttttttaaatttattgattaatttttttttaacaggatgGCCGTCCTTTTTTGATCTGATCAAAGAGGATTCaataacagtgactgatgacTTCTCTTATGGCATGCACAGAGTGGAGGCTAGCTGCAGTCAGGTACATTACTTATGATCCAGCAAGCAAAAACACTTGATTTACAACAGGAATGTAATGGATAGATCAGTTGAATTTAATGCTAACATGATCAAAGTCTGTACAAGTCGACTTAATTTTGTGCATCTTTTCAGTGTGGCGCTCACCTTGGACACCTCTTTGACGACGGCCCTCGGCCCACTGGGAAACGCTACTGCATAAACTCCGCCTCGCTTAACTTTCAGCCAAAAAACGCTGCTCCTGAAGGGGCAGAACCAAGTGGCGCCACAGGCCAATCATCATCTTCTAGTAAGAGTGAGCTTTGAGGGGACTTTCCCTAGACCAGTGAAGTATTAGAACATTTATATTTGTCCTTTAGAGTTCACTCCTTGGTGACCAGATTCAGATCAAGCCTGATGCATTACAGGTGAGCCTAGCAATAAGACAGGTATGTCCTCCACCAACCAGAAGCCTATTCAGTAGCAGTCCGTAAACAGCATAATTTCAATGGCCTTGACTGAAATGCTCCACTAGTCAGTCGCCCATAACAATTCCCCTGTTACAGAGATGCATGTTATCTGAAACGTCTCTCCTGGAAGTCTGCTGTATGCTACTGCTTTTACCATCTACCAGTGGATTTGATAGAGCAAGACTATGGACTGTGAGATTTTTGTTCTCCAAAATATAGTGGAACATTGTTGTTTGGAAATGAACTATATATGTGTACTTTCACAGAGCGATGTGTTGTTTTTGAAGTGATATTTGATATCGGGAGGTCGTGGGTTTAAGGAAAATGCTATGCAAAGTGCTCCTGTGAGCGGTAAAATAAACACCAAGTAGAGAACAAAGCATTCTTTCAAATAAAATGGAACATATGACAAATGTTTAGTCTGAACACAAATGTAGCCTGACTTTTAAGGGTGGTTTTTTTGTCTTCCTGCTTGTGGTGCCTCTTTTACTCCATGCCTTTactatttttttggggggggggtttgaTTTACAGACGGTGTTGACAGTTGTGATTAAACAATTATTGAGTCCTATTTGGCTTACTTCGTGTTTCATCTGAACGTGTAAAGGCACGTAGCTGTAAAATGTCAGGTATTAATGTGCATGTGCATAGGAATGAcattattgttttataatgTTATTTTGAACCAAAAAATTGTGGAAAGCTTTAACTGAGGAGGGAAAACAGAACAAGCATGCGAATAATTGGGGTATTAACATGTATAATCTTTTAGCTTGATCATAATAATGAAAGGAAATCATAATCTTTTGTCTAGCTAGCCTAGAATAGTTTTGAGCCATTTACAATTTTCCACATCAGTAGAAATTTTCGAACAGCAATCTAACGCCAATTTAAAATGACGGCTTTTATTAGTCAGACTTTTCCCACACTGATCATGTTTAACCAATAATATATGTTACCTGAGTTCAGAATTTCACATTGAGCAGAATATGGCTCAACTCCAAGCCTATCAGAGGCTTGAACTATATCAATATTTATCTGTTGTTCCACTTCCCTTTGAAGCTGTTCGGCAGAGAGCTTTTAGTTTCTTGAATGAAAGGTCAATGTTTGTTCgggtgctgtttaaatgtgtcacaGACGTGCTGAAGAGACCAACATGACGTTACTCATGGAACTGATAGCACACTGGAAAACCAGTCAAAATGGACAGAACCTGCAAGGGGcctctttcttcttttaagATCTTTTATCTTTCAAGAtaggttaaaaaaacaaaaacaaccaaaaaaacccTGTCTTTCACGGTCAGCATCAATGATCCTGTTCACTCCTTTTAATTTTTTGGCGATATTGCAATTCAATACTTTGTGGTTGCACAAATTGAGACCCATTAATAATGATGTCAGATTTGGATAAATGCATATACCATGTGGATTTACACATATTTGCAAACAATGGTAATATTACAATCTGATCTCATTAGTTGCATAGAGGCTCACAGGTCAAAAcataaagtaaaacaaaaaataaaatctgctaAGGAGATAAggtaaattgaattgaaaacatTACCTCCTTAGCAGATGTTATTTTGGTCCACTATTAGAGACTGTCAGGAGAATGTCACCTCAACATCGTATTGCAGAGAAGTCCCAGGTAccctgagtgttttttttttttttttttttaaggacagGTGGGTGGTGGTAGTCTTGGTGGGTGGCTGGAAGTGCTCCAGAGCTCTGCAAGGTGACGTAAGCCTTGCTCACCAGCCTCTCTGCTCTACTGCTGTTTAGAGAACAGAGTGGCCACCCTTACTCCATGAGTGTGGGAAAAGTCGTCCGACGGGTCCGGCGCTGAGAGTGTTTACGTTACGAATGCAATAAAGAATATTTACaagtcaggtgtgtttagacTGGGGGACGATGGTGTAGAGGAAGGCCTTTGGCTGAGGGTATAGGTTTTAGGGGGTGGGCAGCTGGAGTCTCTCAAGCCAATTTTCAACATCATGTCGTCCTTCCCCAGAAAGCAAACAGTTGTGTCATTTACAGAGCGGCAGTGATCATGAAAGACATTTTATGGATGTCACAAAATATGGGGTGTCTTTTGAACCAGTGCTGCTAGTCTGCCTATTATCGCCATTAAACTTTGAAAGTGTTACAACCTGGAGTTAGAGGAATATTGTACGGACAGCACAGGTATCTCTCAGATGGTTGTTCTACTTTGATTAATTTTTTACTGTGCCACTACAGTTGATGTGCCTTTGTTAAGCTGGCAGGACCATTAGGAAGCACCATGGAAGGGTTACCCCAAACACAAGGATACATACCAGCATCACAAAACAGTCTGGGAACTCTTAAGATCTCCAGGCTGTTCTGAAGCCACTGCGGGTCATGCAGACCTAACACTGTAGTGCTCACCGTAGCTTTGCTGCACAAGGTTTTGGATTTTACAAAAGATTTATAACAGCATTGTTGGCCCTTATTCAAGCacagtgttttatatttgaAGCAAGATTAAATGGAATCATCATGGGTTTTGCTTCATTCCACCATTAGACACTATGgacaaaagtttgtggacacatgaccatcacacccatatgcgAGCCTTCCCCAAACTACAAAAACTGGGGTGGttgttggtggtgattttaTAGTTGAGGGCTCAACAatagttaaataaattaaacaattagAGTTGACCAATATATTATATCTTCAGGTGtcatttataataaacaaacatcgaaataaataaatcaccatcatctgtaagttg from Hemibagrus wyckioides isolate EC202008001 linkage group LG19, SWU_Hwy_1.0, whole genome shotgun sequence encodes the following:
- the msrb3 gene encoding methionine-R-sulfoxide reductase B3 isoform X2, translating into MTGASEEFPTMHLSLPNKSSAGSAVRQMQLRLVFLKPTRSFLTLYLALTGLLYTGTCRTKTTWPKSFPQEELRKRLTPMQYHVTQEKGTESAFRGEYTDHKEEGTYRCVVCGAPLFMSDKKFDSGSGWPSFFDLIKEDSITVTDDFSYGMHRVEASCSQCGAHLGHLFDDGPRPTGKRYCINSASLNFQPKNAAPEGAEPSGATGQSSSSSKSEL
- the msrb3 gene encoding methionine-R-sulfoxide reductase B3 isoform X4, which translates into the protein MSGFNLLHLVTKNQPVKLKACGLPSGTCRTKTTWPKSFPQEELRKRLTPMQYHVTQEKGTESAFRGEYTDHKEEGTYRCVVCGAPLFMSDKKFDSGSGWPSFFDLIKEDSITVTDDFSYGMHRVEASCSQCGAHLGHLFDDGPRPTGKRYCINSASLNFQPKNAAPEGAEPSGATGQSSSSSKSEL
- the msrb3 gene encoding methionine-R-sulfoxide reductase B3 isoform X3, with amino-acid sequence MARHLLRMLAPVATLQYSRSTVNIGRLLNVTSPITLGTCRTKTTWPKSFPQEELRKRLTPMQYHVTQEKGTESAFRGEYTDHKEEGTYRCVVCGAPLFMSDKKFDSGSGWPSFFDLIKEDSITVTDDFSYGMHRVEASCSQCGAHLGHLFDDGPRPTGKRYCINSASLNFQPKNAAPEGAEPSGATGQSSSSSKSEL
- the msrb3 gene encoding methionine-R-sulfoxide reductase B3 isoform X1 — protein: MTGASEEFPTMHLSLPNKSSAGSAVRQMQLRLVFLKPTRSFLTLYLALTGLLYTGAMARHLLRMLAPVATLQYSRSTVNIGRLLNVTSPITLGTCRTKTTWPKSFPQEELRKRLTPMQYHVTQEKGTESAFRGEYTDHKEEGTYRCVVCGAPLFMSDKKFDSGSGWPSFFDLIKEDSITVTDDFSYGMHRVEASCSQCGAHLGHLFDDGPRPTGKRYCINSASLNFQPKNAAPEGAEPSGATGQSSSSSKSEL